GTGATGCCGGCGATCTGGTCGCGCTGCGGCGCCTTGGAAGCGGTTGTGATCTGCCCGCCGATGAATTCTTTCTTCTCGAACAGGGTCACGTCGTGGCCACGTTCGGCGGCAACACGCGCCGCTTCCATCCCGGCCGGGCCGGCACCGACCACCACGACTTTACGTTTCGGTCCGGTGGATTTCTCGATGATGTGCGGCACGCCCATGTATTCACGGGAGGTCGCGGCGTTCTGGATGCACAGCACATCCAGGCCCTGGTACTGGCGGTCGATGCAGTAGTTGGCGCCGACGCACTGTTTGATCTGGTCGATCTGGCCCATCTTGATCTTGGCGATCAGGTGCGGGTCGGCGATGTGCGCACGGGTCATGCCGACCATGTCCACATAGCCGCCTTCCAGAATGCGCGTGGCCTGGTTCGGGTCCTTGATGTTCTGCGCGTGCAGCACTGGAACCTTGACCACTTCCTTGATGCCAGCCGCCAGGTGCAGGAACGGCTCCGGCGGGTAGCTCATGTTCGGGATCACGTTGGCCAGGGTGTTGTGCGTATCGCAACCCGAGCCCACCACGCCGATGAAATCGAGCATGCCGGTGTCGTCGTAATACTTGGCGATCTGCTTCATGTCCTCGTGGGACAGGCCGTCCGGGTGGAACTCGTCACCGCACAGGCGCATGCCCACGCAGAAGTCGTCACCGACCTCAGCGCGCACCGCTTTGAGGACTTCCAGACCGAACTTCATGCGGCCTTCAAAGGTACCGCCCCATTCGTCGGTACGCTTGTTGACCCGCGGGCTCCAGAACTGGTCGATCATGTGCTGGTGCACCGCTGACAGTTCCACACCGTCCAGGCCACCGGCCTTGGCGCGTTTGGCGGCGCTGGCGTAGTTGCCGATCACGCGCCAGATCTCTTCCGGCTCGATGGTCTTGCAGGTGGCGCGGTGCACCGGCTCACGCACGCCGGACGGCGACATCAGGGTCGGCCAGTTGAAGCCGTCCCAACGCGAGCGACGGCCCATGTGGGTAATCTGGATCATGATCTTGGCGCCATGCTTGTGCATGGCGTCGGCCAGGTTCTGGAAGTGCGGGATGATGCGGTCGGTGGACAGGTTCACCGAACTCCACCATTCCTGGGGGCTGTCGATGGCAACCACTGAGGAGCCGCCGCAGATCGCCAGGCCAATGCCGCCCTTGGCTTTCTCTTCGTAATACTTCACATAGCGGTCGGTGGTCATGCCGCCGTCGGTGGCGTACACCTCGGCGTGGGCGGTACTGAGCACGCGGTTGCGGATGGTTAGTTTGCCGATCTGGATCGGCGCAAACATTGCTTCGAAAGCCATGGCACGGTCCTCGGCTTACAACGGCTTGACGGTGAACAGGCCGGAGTCAAAGCCCTCTTCGGAGCCTCCGTAGACTTGTTCGGCCACAGTGCGAATGGTGCTGCCACGCGCTTGCAGAATCTGGTCCATAGCGCCGGCAAACCAGCCGGTGAACATGTAGTCCACTTTGCGCCCGACCTTGCCGTACACGTAGACGAACGCCGAGTGTTCCAGCGTGACGCTGGCGGTGCCTTTGTCCAGGTCGATGTCCTGGGTCTTGAACAGGCCCCAGCCGCGTTGCGACAGGCGCTTCATGTAGTGTTCGAACACCGCGACGCCTTCCAGGCCGTGGCACTCGGCTTCTTTTTCACACCAGTGCCAGGCAGATTTGTAGCCGGCCTTGTAGAGGATCTCGGCGTAGGCATCGGCGCCCAGCACTTCTTCGATACCGATGTGGTTGTTGACGAAAAAATGGCGCGGCACGTACAGCATCGGCAGGGCGTCGGAGGTCCAGACACCGGTTTCGCTGTCGACTTCGATTGGCAATTGCGGGGCGATTTTGGCCATGGAAACTTAACTCCAGAAAATTCGTTTGGATGCCCCCGGCGCCGAGTGGCCGAGGGTTAAAGAAGTGTCAGCGGTGGCTTATTCGCCCCAGACATCCTTGAGGACGTTGACCCAGTTCTCGCCCATGATCTTGCGTACCACGCGCTCGCTGTGGCCGCGCTTGAGCAGGGTTTCGGTGAGGTTGGGGAACTCGCCCACAGTGCGGATGCCCAGCGGGTTGATGATCTTGCCGAAGCTGGTCAGGCGGCGAGCGTAGCCCTTGTCATGGGTCAGCATTTCGAAGAAATCCTGGCCATGACCCTGGGTGAAGTCGGTACCGATGCCGATGGCGTCTTCGCCGACGATGTTCATGGTGTATTCGATGGCTTCGGCGTAGTCGTCGATGGTCGAATCGATACCCTTGGCCAGGAACGGCGCGAACATGGTCACGCCGACAAAACCGCCGTGGTCGGCAATAAACTTAAGCTCTTCATCGGACTTGTTGCGCGGGTGCTCTTTGAGGCCGGACGGCAGGCAGTGGGAGTAGCACACCGGCTTTTTCGATTCGAGGATGACTTCTTCGCTGGTTTTGGAACCGACGTGGGAGAGGTCGCACATGATGCCGACGCGGTTCATCTCACCGACGATCTCGCGCCCGAAACCCGACAGGCCGCCGTCGCGCTCGTAGCAACCGGTGCCCACCAGGTTCTGGGTGTTGTAGCACATCTGCACCACACCGACGCCGAGCTGCTTGAAGATCTCGACGTAGCCGAGCTGGTCTTCAAACGCATGGGCGTTCTGGAAGCCGAAGATGATGCCGGTCTTGCCCAGTTCCTTGGCGCGACGGATGTCGGCGGTGGTTTTCACCGGGATCACCAGGTCGCTGTTCTCGCGGATCAGGGTCTGGCTGGCAACGATGTTATTGATCGTGGCCTGGAAGCCTTCCCACACCGACACGGTGCAGTTGGCGGCGGTGAGGCCACCTTTGCGCATGTCCTCGAACAGGTCGCGGTTCCACTTGGCAATAATCAGCCCGTCGATAACGATGCTGTCGGCGTGCAATTCGGCTGGGCTCATCAGGCGTCCCCTTATTGGCGATTCATGCGCCGAATCGTCTGCCGGCGCTTTGGGGCCAGCATATGCCCAGGGGCAACCTGAGCCGGGTGCAAAAACGACAGGGGAATTGCCGAAAGCGTCAATCCGCGACAAAGGCCTACATGACAGCTCTGACTGGCAGCTGTTCTTTGTCTTACGCTTGAGCCAGAATTCGCGCATCACCTGATATGAGATGGCGCAATGAAATCGATTTTCCTGGCTTTGGCACTCATCGCAACCGGCGTCCACGCGGCCGAAGACACCGACAGCACGCCGTGCGATGGCATCGAAAACGACAAGCAAACCCTGGAATGCGCCACCTACAACAAAACCACCGCCGAACAATTGTTGAAAGACAACTATCAGGGCCTGCTCGAACGCATGGGTTCTACCTACGGCAGCGACAAGACCAAACTGGCCGACATTACCGCTCGTCTGAAGGACGCCCAGCAGAAGTGGGAAAAACTGCGTGATGCCGATTGCGCCGTGGATACCTTCCCGGCGGTCACCGGCACCAAGGCGTACGCGATTGCGCAGAATGACTGCCTGGCGCGGATGAGTGATGAGCGGTCGGAATTTCTGGAGTCGATTGGCCAGGAATAAGCGACAATCCCCGCCACGTTTACTCTGAACCAAGGCCTTTCATGACTATTTGCGGCATCGAAATCAAAGGCAGCGAAGCCATCATCGCCATCGCCGCCCTGGATAACCAGGCGCTGAACCATGTCGCCCTGGCCACCAAGAAAATCGCCCTGGACGACGACGATGAAGCGGCCAACGTCAAAGCCTTTGCTGCGCAGGTGAAGGCGTTTGTACAGGCCAACGCCATCACCCGCATCGCGATCAAGAAGCGCAGCAAGAAAGGCGAATTCGCCGGCGGCCCGACGACGTTCAAGATTGAAGGGGTGCTTCAATTACTGGAGGGGGTTGAAGTGACGCTGCTGTCGCCGCAGACCATCAATGCGCAAAACAAGAAGCACAGCTTTGATCTGCCGGCGACACTGAACAAGTATCAGCATGAGGCCTTCAAGACCGCGTGCTCCGCCCTGCTGAAGAAATAACACACACCGAAAATCTACTGTGGGAGGGGGCTTGCCCCCGATGACGGACTGTCAGTTGATACAGCTTTGGCTGACACACCGCTATCGAGGGCAAACCCCCTCCCACATTGGATGTGTGTTGCTTTTAGTGGGGTGTATGGCGCCTGTGCAGCAGCCAGTCGCCGAACGTTTTGTCCTCCAGGGCATAACCGCCCCGGCTCGACTTCCATACCAACTCCTTGTCGCGCATGGCATCGATACAGGCCTGAATGGTCTGGGTGCCCGGCACCACGTCGCTGCCCATGTCCTCCAGCGCCTTGCTGACCGCCGTCAGGGTGCTGTCGGTGAACGGGGCGAAGGGTTCGTTGTGTTGCGAACGCTCTACCATCACCGCCAGCACCGCACGCTGCGGGATTGTCAGGGCGTTCCAGGCGCTTTCGAACTCGGTCCAAACACCCGCGCGCAGCAGTTCGGCGCGGCTGTGCAGCAGTTGGCCCAGGTTGCTCGCCTCGCCTAGCTCCAGGGCGACTTCACCGATGATCGTGCGCAACATCTCGGGACGCCGGCCCACCAGCTCAAAAGCTTCATCAATATCGGCCGCGTTGAATTGGTTGGTCTTGGCCAGGTGCGCGTTGAGGTGCACGGTGTAGGCCTGGGTGAATTCTTTGCCGAGCAACGGAAACGGCGTGATGCTGGAGCCGAAAAACGGTTGGCTTTTGCCCAGCACCAAATGGGCCAGCTTGTCGCGATTGGAGCCGGTGAACACCAGATGCAACCCGCTGCCGTCTTCGTCACGACCTTGGTTGAGTTGGTCCCGGGCCGCTTTGAGCGCGAACATGGCGTTGATGCCCGAATCGCTGGTCAAGGCGTGCTGCGCTTCATCAATCACCAATACGACGGGTTTTTCCGCAGCGCTGTGAAGCAATTCCAGCGCTTGGGTCAACGTGGCGCCGACAGGCAATTGCGGCTTGCTGAAATCCCAGGACAACGTCCGCAGAAAGCTGAGCTTCTCGATGCCAATATTCTTGGCCAGTTTGCGAATGCCCTTTTCATAGGGAACCAGCGCGGCCGCTATGGCGCTGGCGATCAACTCGGCGGGATCCTTTTCCTTGTCGGCCCACAGATCCACGTACACGGCCAGCCAACTGCGCAACTGACACTCCGGGATGAGGTCTTCGCGCAAAAACGTACTTTTACCGGTACGGCGCGGCGCGGCGAGAAACAGGCCGGAGGTGAAATCCTGAATACCGGCCCCCACAAGACCATCGGCAATGCTGCGCGCCAGGGCGGGGCGGCGGAACACGAAGCCGCTGTGCTTGGACATGGTTTTATACTCAATTATGGAAAGGACTATAAATTATAGTCTTGAGTATAATTGAGTATAATTGCCCGTCAAACCACCTCCCGTCGCCGATCCTCCCTTGGGCACTTCGCAAACCTTGCCCGATAACTGCGGGTGAAATACGACGGCGACTCAAACCCACACGCAATGCTGACCTCCAGCAAGCTCATATGGCGGTTAAACAACGTTGAAATTTCCCAAACGTGAAACCAATCGATTTTCGAAACCCACTACATGACCAAATGGCAACACTTTAGAGCACCTCTATTGCCCACTGCTCCTCGACTCATACAAATTGATACTGGCAAAATGCTTTTAGTCGGATTAATCTCAGAAATTCAGCGAAAATATCTACGCGTAGCTAGATTTTTAACTGTATATGCATACAGCACCCCAAAAGTAACAGATATCGAAAATTTAAATTAACGCCCGCAAACTAAACATATACTAGCAATGGAATGCTTAAATTATGCGTAACGCGAAAACTAATAGTCACCAAACCTGGGACCAGAACACCAAAGTCCACACCCTTTTTAAAAACCACTCTAACCTCGCTCAAAATATAGTACTCAAACCCTTAAAACCTCTAACTCACGAGCCAACCGATTTACTTGGCAATTGCGGCCGAAAATCTAAAATCACCACACTCAAATAAAAATCCGAAACTTAAAACAGAGTGATTTCAATGAGCAAGACAGAAAAAACTATTTGGATTGACGGAATTCAGTTAAAACAAATCAACGGTGAAACCTACATTCCAACTGTAATAACCTATCAAAACGACGATATTGCGCACATCGGAACGGCAGCAGAGGAATATGAAAAAGTAGGCAATGTTGCCAATAGAAATTTTAAAGTAGATCTGGGCGACATTGTTGCTGGTTCTGCATCTCCAGATCGAAAAAAATTCCCAACAAATACAGATACTGAAAAAAGTGCATTTGAGCTGACTAAAACTTTTTTTGACAACGTCCTTCTTCACACTAAAGCAACTTTATCCAAAGATGGAAACCATCGAATAAATGCAAAAATAATAGTTGCAGAGCCGTTATCTTTTCAAATCGAAACACCCGGAAAAAACTGGATAAAAAACTATAGAGATAATATAAAAAGAATACTTCACAATTTTGACTCCATAGATTTTTTGCCGGAACCTTTTGCTGTTTATCAATATTATCGATATGGCCTTCGTACACCTCAACTGTCAGATAACATAAAACACATAGCGCTAATTATAGACTTCGGCGGCGGAACATTTGACGCTTGCATCATAGAGTCCACGAATAACGGCGACATTAGCCAAAGCGGAAAACATGCTAAACCCCTTGCAGCTGCATCTATCCCGATTGGCGGGTTTTACATAAATACGATCCTTGCAGAGTATTTAATAAAGCGCGACTTCGAAGATCCTGCAACGAAAAGCAAAATTGGACAACACATTACTACCGCTCAGAGATATCGGAAAGGTGAACTGAAATTTGATCAACTGAACGAGGAAAAAAGAGCATTCATAAAAAATATTGAAAAAATAGAAAAAGAAATTGAAGCCACGAAAATAAAGATCACAAACCAGATAACTAACTGGTCAATTGAAAATAATATATGTTATGAAAAATCGTCAATTAAGCTACCAAAAAATCCTTTTTCTATTGATACCTCTTGGTATGAATCAGAACTAATTGGACACCAATTTAAAACTGTATTTGAGCGCGAAGTTTGGGATAAACAGCTGAAAAAAACCATATCACAAGTTATCTCCCGAGGGAGAGAAGCACTGCGTGGTCGCCCGATTACGTCGACCCTCATTTCAGGAGGATCATCGAACATCAGAATATTAGAGAAACTTCTCGAAAGAGACTTCTCAGAAGAGCTCGGGCATGCGAAGCCACTCCCTCTTAGTTCTTCTTTCCAAGAGGTCGTGGCAAAAGGGCTAGCCATCGAATGCGCACGCCGCTACTTCGATCATGACAGCGAATTTATTTCGGTAACTTACAACCCAATCAAGCTGATACTTAACCCCGATGAGAAAGGACTGGAAAGCAAACGCTTTACATCCATCCAAGACAAAATTGACATGACAAATACCAAAGAAGGGGATCTTATCCCCTCGGCTCAATCTTTGAAAAACTTCATTGATGAACCCCTGTCATGGAAAGTAAAGTTATCATCTCCGCCAAAAAGAATTTTGGAATACTATTTTTTAAGGCCTCAGGATCACTCAAGCGAAATATCAATCGAAGAAAGATATAATATAGAAAGTAGTAAAATCCATACACGCGGTGAAACTTTTTTTGAAAGCAAAACCAAGATTGAACTGACTATCAAAGACGATGGCACTACAACCCCTAGATTTATTTATTCTTCTGGAAACCCAGACAAACAAATACCAGAAACTTCATTTGAAGGTAAACCATTTGTTATTGATATGACCTCAGACTCATCAAACACGCAAAAAAATCAGTTTTTCATTGGTTTCGACTTTGGGACAAGTAACTCCTCTATTTGCGAATTGACAGATCAAAATATAATAACCATAACCAGAAGATCAAATGATGCTAGCTGGTCAGATCTTAGAAAAATACTACCGCACCTTCCCTACCCGATTGCAATCCCTTTGCGAAAATATCTACAAGTAAATCATGAAAAAAATGCAACTGACTTAGCTCGCGACGCATTTGAGGCAGCTCTGAGCTTCGCAGCATACACTGCGGCATCAGAAGCAAAAGCACATGGTTTATTAGGAAAAGCGTTCAATGCATTTGCTCATCGCTCAATGGGACCATTAAAAGCACTTTTAGAACATAGTTTAAATAACTTAAAAACAAAAAACCATTTCTCAAGAGAATACGAAAAGCTATTCAATGAACTTAAACCAGAATTCGAACTAGCAATTAGTCAATTCACCGACCACAAACACGCGAAACTTGAGAGCGGAAAGGTTGAATCGCATCGACACCTCACGCTAATCATGAACATCTGTAACCTTGCGCTACAAGACAGAATGTTTGGCTTCTTTGAAAGAATTTCCGCATCAGGGCTAAGAAGAAACCAATTTTCAGGGCTATTCAGATCAGCTATAGATAACCAACCGTTCGTTGACACACTGATGTATAACGGGACGATTCCATTTAGTCAAAGCGAATGTCACATATATGATCTAGAGACGGGAGACTGCCTTAATCTTTCACCACTTATAGTTTTTAGCGAGCGCATTGATACTACACACCAGTATCAATGCAACATTTTCGACAAACAAGAAGATTTAAACTTTCTATTTAAACCAGTTGATACCGAAAATGTATTTGACTCAGAGCTTATATGCGCAGGCTTAAATGAGCAAATTAATGAGGAGTTGTATGCCATATCAAATATCAATGAAAATATAGTTAATATAAAACTAACTAACATTCCTGATTAAACATTTCGGCGGGTGTGCGTTGAAAACTCGGACACCCGTTTTTTAAATAGCTTGTAATGTCGGTTGGCTTTCAAGCTGTCGCCGATCCTCCCGTGGGCACTTGCCAAACCTCGCCCGATAACTCCGGGTGAAATACGACGGCGACTCAAACCCACACGCAATGCTCACCTCCAGCACACTCATGTCGCTCTGGCGCAGCAGTTGCCGGGCTTTTTCCAGGCGCAGGCCGAGGTAGAAGTTGCTCGGTGTGTCGTTGAGGTGCAGACGGAACAGCCGCTCCAACTGGCGTCGGGTGACTTTGATCGCATCGGCCAGGGCCAAGGTGCTCAAGGGCGGTTCGGTGTGCTGCTCCATCTCGCCGATCACCTGCACCAATTTCTTGTTGCTGATGCCGTAGCGCGTGGCGATCTGCATGCGCTGGTGGTCTTTGCGCGGGCGGATGCGGCCCAGCACGAATTGTTCGGAGACCTGGATCGCCAGCTCCGGGCCGTGGGCCTGGGCGATCAGGTCGAGCATCAGGTCGATGGACGCGGTGCCGCCGGCGCAGGTGATGCGGCGGCGGTCGATCTCGAACAGTTCCTGGGTCACGGTCAGGTGAGGATAGGACTCCTTGAAGGCGTCGATGGCTTCCCAGTGCAGCGTCAGGCGATGGCCGTCAAGCAGGCCCGCTTCGGCGAGCACGAAAGCGCCGGTGTCGATGGCGCCGAGGGTCACGCCGTCATGGTCGAGGCGCCGCAGCCAGTGCTCCAGGGCCGGGCTGGCGAACTGCAGCGGCTCAAAGCCGGCCACCACCAGCAAGGTCGCGCCTTTTTTCAGCGGTTCCAGGGCGGCGTCGACATTGACCGACATACCATTGCTCGCCAACACCGCGCCGCCATCGGCACTCAGCACATGCCAGCGGTACAGCTCGCCACGAAAGCGGTTGGCCACGCGCAGCGGTTCCAGCGCGCAGATAAAGCCAATGGCCGAAAACCCCGGCATCAGCAAAAAGTAGAAATCCTGGGACATGGTGGCGCTCTCGTCGCACGGGCAGCGTGGCACTGTGATACTCCCGTTCAGGGGCGGATTCAAGGGGGCAGGTCGCTGCAGTGCAAGAGGTGGTCGCCGCCGTGCGTTTTGCCGGCCCCAGGCTTGCGTAACGTGGCTGCACGGCGCACAAAGACGCCGGACCCCACAATCACGACCTGCCGAGGGATCCACCATGAATCGACTGATCAGCCGCTGCGTGCTTGCACTCAGCGCCAGCGCCATTTTGAGCACCAACCTGATGGCAGCGGATGCCGCTTCATGCCAGAACGTGCGCATGGGCGTGGTGAACTGGACGGACGTCATCGCCACCAGTGCCATGACCCAAGTATTGCTCGACGGCCTCGGCTACAAGACCAAACAGACCAGCGCCTCCCAGCAAATCATCTTCGCCGGTATCCGCGACCAGCGGCTGGACCTGTTCCTGGGTTACTGGAACCCGCTGATGACCCAGACCATCACGCCGTTCGTCGACGCCAAGCAAGTCAAAGTCCTCGACAAGCCAAGCCTGGAAGACGCCCGTGCCACCCTCGCCGTGCCGACCTACCTGGCGGACAAGGGCCTGAAGACCTTC
The genomic region above belongs to Pseudomonas sp. S35 and contains:
- a CDS encoding GlxA family transcriptional regulator, coding for MSQDFYFLLMPGFSAIGFICALEPLRVANRFRGELYRWHVLSADGGAVLASNGMSVNVDAALEPLKKGATLLVVAGFEPLQFASPALEHWLRRLDHDGVTLGAIDTGAFVLAEAGLLDGHRLTLHWEAIDAFKESYPHLTVTQELFEIDRRRITCAGGTASIDLMLDLIAQAHGPELAIQVSEQFVLGRIRPRKDHQRMQIATRYGISNKKLVQVIGEMEQHTEPPLSTLALADAIKVTRRQLERLFRLHLNDTPSNFYLGLRLEKARQLLRQSDMSVLEVSIACGFESPSYFTRSYRARFGKCPREDRRQLESQPTLQAI
- a CDS encoding DUF3010 family protein — protein: MTICGIEIKGSEAIIAIAALDNQALNHVALATKKIALDDDDEAANVKAFAAQVKAFVQANAITRIAIKKRSKKGEFAGGPTTFKIEGVLQLLEGVEVTLLSPQTINAQNKKHSFDLPATLNKYQHEAFKTACSALLKK
- a CDS encoding helix-turn-helix domain-containing protein, whose product is MDWFHVWEISTLFNRHMSLLEVSIACGFESPSYFTRSYRARFAKCPREDRRREVV
- the dgcA gene encoding dimethylglycine demethylation protein DgcA, with protein sequence MAFEAMFAPIQIGKLTIRNRVLSTAHAEVYATDGGMTTDRYVKYYEEKAKGGIGLAICGGSSVVAIDSPQEWWSSVNLSTDRIIPHFQNLADAMHKHGAKIMIQITHMGRRSRWDGFNWPTLMSPSGVREPVHRATCKTIEPEEIWRVIGNYASAAKRAKAGGLDGVELSAVHQHMIDQFWSPRVNKRTDEWGGTFEGRMKFGLEVLKAVRAEVGDDFCVGMRLCGDEFHPDGLSHEDMKQIAKYYDDTGMLDFIGVVGSGCDTHNTLANVIPNMSYPPEPFLHLAAGIKEVVKVPVLHAQNIKDPNQATRILEGGYVDMVGMTRAHIADPHLIAKIKMGQIDQIKQCVGANYCIDRQYQGLDVLCIQNAATSREYMGVPHIIEKSTGPKRKVVVVGAGPAGMEAARVAAERGHDVTLFEKKEFIGGQITTASKAPQRDQIAGITRWFQLELARLKVDLRLGVAADADTILDLRPDVVVLAVGGHPFIEQNEHWGAAEGLVVSSWDVLDGKVAPGKNVLVYDTICEFTGMSVADFLADKGCQVEIVTDDIKPGVAIGGTSFPTYYRSMYPKEVIMTGDMMLEKVYREGDKLVAVLENEYTGAKEERVVDQVVVENGVRPDEAIYYGLKEGSRNKGQIDVEALFAIKPQPCLSEAGEGYLLFRIGDCVAQRNTHAAIYDALRLCKDF
- a CDS encoding lysozyme inhibitor LprI family protein, whose product is MKSIFLALALIATGVHAAEDTDSTPCDGIENDKQTLECATYNKTTAEQLLKDNYQGLLERMGSTYGSDKTKLADITARLKDAQQKWEKLRDADCAVDTFPAVTGTKAYAIAQNDCLARMSDERSEFLESIGQE
- a CDS encoding AAA family ATPase → MSKHSGFVFRRPALARSIADGLVGAGIQDFTSGLFLAAPRRTGKSTFLREDLIPECQLRSWLAVYVDLWADKEKDPAELIASAIAAALVPYEKGIRKLAKNIGIEKLSFLRTLSWDFSKPQLPVGATLTQALELLHSAAEKPVVLVIDEAQHALTSDSGINAMFALKAARDQLNQGRDEDGSGLHLVFTGSNRDKLAHLVLGKSQPFFGSSITPFPLLGKEFTQAYTVHLNAHLAKTNQFNAADIDEAFELVGRRPEMLRTIIGEVALELGEASNLGQLLHSRAELLRAGVWTEFESAWNALTIPQRAVLAVMVERSQHNEPFAPFTDSTLTAVSKALEDMGSDVVPGTQTIQACIDAMRDKELVWKSSRGGYALEDKTFGDWLLHRRHTPH
- a CDS encoding dipeptidase, giving the protein MSPAELHADSIVIDGLIIAKWNRDLFEDMRKGGLTAANCTVSVWEGFQATINNIVASQTLIRENSDLVIPVKTTADIRRAKELGKTGIIFGFQNAHAFEDQLGYVEIFKQLGVGVVQMCYNTQNLVGTGCYERDGGLSGFGREIVGEMNRVGIMCDLSHVGSKTSEEVILESKKPVCYSHCLPSGLKEHPRNKSDEELKFIADHGGFVGVTMFAPFLAKGIDSTIDDYAEAIEYTMNIVGEDAIGIGTDFTQGHGQDFFEMLTHDKGYARRLTSFGKIINPLGIRTVGEFPNLTETLLKRGHSERVVRKIMGENWVNVLKDVWGE
- a CDS encoding DUF5943 domain-containing protein → MAKIAPQLPIEVDSETGVWTSDALPMLYVPRHFFVNNHIGIEEVLGADAYAEILYKAGYKSAWHWCEKEAECHGLEGVAVFEHYMKRLSQRGWGLFKTQDIDLDKGTASVTLEHSAFVYVYGKVGRKVDYMFTGWFAGAMDQILQARGSTIRTVAEQVYGGSEEGFDSGLFTVKPL